Proteins from a single region of Cupriavidus sp. MP-37:
- a CDS encoding tripartite tricarboxylate transporter substrate binding protein, with product MKTWKTLAALTATLLLQGAAWAADAYPSRPVKLLVGYAPGGPVDTAARIYAEQLGRVLKQPVVVDNRAGASGAIAADMTAKAAPDGYTLYFVASPTMTMTPLIQHSVNFNPVKDFTYIGLITDYTNVLLVNKDFPAKNVGELVAYARKNPEGVSFGSAGVGASNHLSAELLAQMNNVKMLHVPYKGNAPAMADVMSGKVTFMFDITGTAIGHINGGKVRALAVTSKTRNPALPNVPTMIESGQKDYDLTGWYALVGPQKLPADVVDRLVKAQKAVGEDAAFRQRMSAGGYDVNISTPKALGDRIQRELALWGGVVKKAGIQAD from the coding sequence ATGAAAACATGGAAGACGCTGGCCGCGCTGACTGCCACGCTGCTGCTGCAAGGCGCGGCCTGGGCCGCCGACGCTTATCCGTCGCGCCCGGTCAAGCTGCTGGTGGGCTACGCGCCCGGCGGCCCGGTCGACACCGCCGCGCGCATCTACGCCGAGCAGCTCGGCCGCGTGCTGAAGCAGCCGGTGGTGGTGGACAACCGCGCCGGCGCCAGCGGCGCCATCGCCGCCGACATGACCGCTAAGGCGGCGCCGGACGGCTACACGCTGTACTTCGTCGCCAGCCCCACCATGACCATGACGCCGTTGATCCAGCACTCGGTCAACTTCAATCCGGTCAAGGACTTCACCTACATCGGGCTGATCACCGACTACACCAACGTGCTGCTGGTGAACAAGGATTTCCCGGCGAAGAACGTGGGCGAGCTGGTCGCTTACGCGCGCAAGAATCCTGAAGGCGTGTCGTTCGGCTCGGCGGGCGTGGGGGCGTCGAACCACCTGTCGGCGGAACTGCTGGCGCAGATGAACAACGTGAAGATGCTGCACGTGCCGTACAAGGGCAATGCGCCGGCGATGGCCGACGTGATGAGCGGCAAGGTCACCTTCATGTTCGATATCACCGGCACGGCCATCGGCCATATCAACGGCGGCAAGGTGCGCGCGCTGGCGGTCACCTCCAAGACGCGCAACCCGGCATTGCCGAACGTGCCGACCATGATCGAGTCGGGGCAGAAGGACTATGACCTGACCGGCTGGTATGCGCTGGTGGGACCGCAGAAGCTGCCGGCCGATGTGGTCGACAGGCTGGTCAAGGCGCAGAAGGCGGTGGGGGAGGATGCTGCTTTCCGGCAGCGGATGAGTGCTGGGGGGTATGACGTGAATATCAGTACGCCGAAGGCGCTGGGGGACAGGATTCAGCGGGAGCTGGCGTTGTGGGGTGGGGTGGTGAAGAAGGCGGGGATTCAGGCGGATTGA
- a CDS encoding Rieske 2Fe-2S domain-containing protein yields the protein MSVQGYKIESRPPEARYARGWHCLGLADSYRDGMPHTLDIFGRRLAAFADSTGAIRVIDGHCPHMGADLSTGTVQGDNLVCPFHGWQWGGDGACKSIPYCKRIPPKARIGAWETCEQNRLLFIWHDPEGRPAPPEVAIPRIDACFSEEWSDWAMDEMVIRTNCRELVDNISDMAHFGVVHGAPVDYFANLFEDHKATQLMIGRSARLSGDSQLTALSTYFGPAYHITDMSGRMGDQEIHSVLLNCHVPIDLNSFVLRYGVLVKKVPGLSDEQNRAMAQAYVDQARAAFYEDVAIWDSKIRIDNPLLCEGDGPMYQMRDWYQQFYTDVEQVRPSSVARRVIEMNPGNIEPPVLRHVFEG from the coding sequence ATGAGCGTACAAGGCTACAAGATCGAATCGCGCCCGCCCGAGGCCCGCTACGCGCGCGGCTGGCATTGCCTGGGCCTGGCCGACAGCTACCGCGACGGCATGCCGCACACGCTGGATATCTTCGGGCGGCGCCTGGCGGCGTTTGCCGACTCGACCGGCGCGATTCGCGTGATCGACGGCCACTGTCCGCACATGGGCGCCGACCTCAGCACCGGCACCGTGCAGGGCGACAACCTGGTGTGCCCGTTCCACGGCTGGCAATGGGGCGGCGACGGCGCCTGCAAGTCCATTCCCTACTGCAAGCGGATTCCGCCCAAGGCGCGCATCGGCGCCTGGGAGACCTGCGAGCAGAACCGTCTGCTGTTTATCTGGCATGATCCCGAAGGCCGGCCGGCACCGCCGGAAGTGGCGATCCCGCGCATCGACGCGTGCTTCTCCGAGGAGTGGTCCGACTGGGCCATGGACGAGATGGTGATCCGCACCAACTGCCGCGAGCTGGTCGACAACATCTCCGACATGGCGCACTTCGGCGTGGTCCATGGCGCGCCGGTGGACTACTTCGCCAACCTGTTCGAAGACCACAAGGCCACGCAGCTGATGATCGGGCGCAGCGCCCGGCTCTCCGGCGACTCGCAGCTGACGGCACTGTCGACGTATTTTGGCCCGGCCTACCACATCACCGACATGAGCGGCCGCATGGGCGACCAGGAGATCCATTCGGTGCTGCTGAACTGCCACGTGCCGATCGACCTGAACAGCTTCGTGCTGCGCTACGGCGTGCTGGTGAAGAAGGTGCCCGGGCTGTCCGATGAACAGAACCGGGCCATGGCGCAAGCCTATGTGGACCAGGCCCGCGCCGCGTTCTACGAGGACGTGGCGATCTGGGACAGCAAGATCCGCATCGACAACCCGCTGCTATGCGAAGGGGATGGGCCGATGTACCAGATGCGCGACTGGTACCAGCAGTTCTATACCGATGTGGAGCAGGTGCGGCCGTCCAGCGTGGCGCGGAGGGTGATCGAGATGAACCCGGGCAATATCGAGCCGCCGGTGCTGCGGCATGTGTTCGAGGGGTGA
- a CDS encoding class I adenylate-forming enzyme family protein: MSSFRPRFIHEIPAHWATQTPQAPCLYENGAVISYGELWRRIEAARDWLAAQGVGEGDRVMVVGENCNEMVVTLFACSRLHAWPINVNARLSAREIDNIRDHARPALVLFTGHVSDVAAAHGERLGAQATGCAVYHDGMRVARAHSAPQREPAELARRVATLIYTSGTTGAPKGVMVPHAGLTQFARISATSRDMGPADVAYGALPMSHIFGIATVLMATLYAGAGLFLRPRFDANEVFEALAAPGVTILQGVPTMFTRIMAVAPALGVKPGAYPRLRYLYTGGAPLDPTLKRDVETLFGQPLHHGYGITEYAGSLFITRMDAPRADCSAGYIVEGVQIAITDAEGKPLPAGERGQIRVRGPGVMLGYYRNPEQTAEALLPGGWLNTGDLGYLDADGALFISGRSKDLIIRSGFNVYPIEVESVINAFAGVRQSAVVGRTTGDGNEEVVAFIELQEGAELDRKALDTYLRESLAPYKRPAEVRTVDVIPTTASGKLLKQPLRAMLD, from the coding sequence ATGTCTTCCTTCCGCCCCCGATTCATCCACGAGATCCCCGCCCATTGGGCCACGCAGACACCGCAGGCGCCATGCCTGTACGAGAACGGTGCCGTCATCAGCTATGGCGAGTTGTGGCGCCGCATCGAAGCCGCCCGTGACTGGCTGGCGGCGCAGGGTGTGGGCGAGGGCGACCGCGTCATGGTGGTCGGCGAGAACTGCAACGAGATGGTGGTGACGCTGTTCGCCTGCAGCCGGCTGCACGCGTGGCCGATCAACGTCAACGCGCGCCTGTCCGCGCGCGAGATCGACAATATCCGCGACCACGCGCGGCCGGCGCTGGTGCTGTTCACCGGCCATGTTTCCGACGTTGCCGCGGCGCATGGCGAGCGTCTGGGCGCACAAGCCACCGGCTGCGCGGTCTATCACGACGGCATGCGCGTCGCGCGGGCGCACAGCGCGCCGCAGCGCGAGCCCGCCGAACTGGCCCGCCGCGTCGCCACGCTGATCTATACCTCCGGCACCACCGGGGCTCCCAAGGGCGTGATGGTGCCGCACGCCGGGCTGACGCAGTTCGCGCGCATCTCGGCCACCTCGCGCGACATGGGCCCGGCCGACGTGGCCTACGGCGCGCTGCCGATGTCGCATATCTTCGGCATCGCCACGGTGCTGATGGCCACGCTGTACGCCGGCGCCGGCCTGTTCCTGCGCCCACGCTTCGACGCCAATGAAGTGTTCGAGGCCCTGGCCGCGCCCGGCGTCACCATCCTGCAGGGCGTGCCGACCATGTTCACGCGCATCATGGCGGTGGCGCCCGCGCTGGGCGTGAAGCCCGGCGCCTATCCGCGCCTGCGCTACCTCTACACTGGCGGCGCGCCGCTCGATCCCACGCTCAAGCGCGACGTCGAAACGCTGTTCGGCCAGCCGCTGCACCACGGCTACGGCATTACCGAATACGCCGGCTCGCTCTTCATCACGCGCATGGACGCGCCGCGCGCCGATTGCTCGGCCGGCTATATCGTCGAAGGCGTGCAGATCGCCATCACCGATGCCGAAGGCAAGCCGCTGCCCGCGGGCGAACGCGGCCAGATCCGCGTGCGCGGCCCGGGCGTGATGCTGGGCTACTACCGCAATCCCGAACAGACCGCCGAGGCGCTGCTGCCCGGCGGCTGGCTCAATACCGGCGACCTCGGCTATCTCGACGCCGACGGCGCGCTGTTCATATCGGGCCGCTCCAAGGACCTGATCATCCGTTCCGGCTTCAACGTGTATCCGATCGAAGTGGAGTCGGTGATCAATGCCTTTGCCGGCGTGCGCCAGTCCGCGGTGGTGGGGCGCACCACGGGCGACGGCAACGAAGAGGTAGTGGCCTTTATCGAACTGCAGGAAGGCGCCGAGCTTGACCGCAAGGCGCTGGACACCTACCTGCGCGAGAGCCTGGCCCCGTACAAGCGGCCCGCCGAAGTCCGCACCGTCGACGTGATTCCGACCACGGCGAGCGGCAAGCTGCTCAAGCAGCCGCTGCGCGCCATGCTCGACTAA
- a CDS encoding acyl-CoA dehydrogenase family protein, with translation MDLRFTAEEQAFREEVRAFVQARLPEDIRNKVLNHQRVEKDDYVRWHRILQAQGWGAPTWPKQWGGTGWTALQRLIFEIETFRAGAPRLLPFGLTMIGPVLMKYASPAMQQRFLPRIPGVEDFWCQGYSEPGSGSDLASLKTRAVRKGDKYIVNGQKTWTTMAHFADWIFCLVRTDPEAKAQEGISMLLIDMKSPGVTVRPITTLDGGHDVNETWFEDVEVPVENLVGEENRAWTYAKYLLGHERTGIAGIGHCHRELRQLKHYAAQTTDGAGRPLIEDVRMRDKIARVEMDIMALEMLLLRVATQAAGTPGPEASIVKIRGSEVQQDLAMLMMEVAGPNAWPYSPDWLEPGATQPVSGPAWAAPAASTYYDMRKTSIYGGATEVQKNIISKMILGF, from the coding sequence ATGGATTTGCGTTTCACCGCCGAGGAACAGGCCTTCCGCGAGGAAGTCCGCGCTTTCGTGCAGGCCAGGCTGCCGGAAGACATCCGCAACAAGGTGCTCAACCACCAGCGCGTGGAGAAGGACGACTACGTCCGCTGGCACCGCATCCTGCAGGCGCAGGGCTGGGGCGCCCCCACCTGGCCGAAGCAATGGGGCGGCACCGGCTGGACCGCGCTGCAGCGGCTGATCTTCGAGATCGAGACCTTCCGCGCCGGCGCGCCGCGGCTGCTGCCGTTCGGGCTGACCATGATCGGCCCGGTGCTGATGAAGTACGCCAGCCCCGCGATGCAGCAGCGTTTCCTGCCGCGCATCCCGGGCGTGGAAGACTTCTGGTGCCAGGGCTATTCCGAGCCGGGCTCGGGCTCCGACCTGGCCTCGCTGAAGACCCGCGCGGTGCGCAAGGGCGACAAGTACATCGTCAACGGCCAGAAGACCTGGACCACGATGGCCCACTTTGCCGACTGGATCTTCTGCCTGGTGCGCACCGATCCCGAGGCCAAGGCGCAGGAAGGCATTTCGATGCTGCTGATCGACATGAAGTCGCCCGGCGTGACGGTGCGTCCGATCACCACGCTCGACGGCGGCCACGACGTCAACGAGACCTGGTTCGAAGACGTGGAAGTGCCGGTCGAGAACCTGGTCGGCGAAGAGAACCGCGCCTGGACCTACGCCAAGTACCTGCTCGGCCATGAGCGCACCGGCATCGCCGGCATCGGCCATTGCCACCGCGAGCTGCGCCAGCTCAAGCACTACGCCGCCCAGACCACCGACGGCGCCGGCCGCCCGCTGATCGAAGACGTGCGCATGCGCGACAAGATCGCCCGCGTCGAGATGGACATCATGGCGCTGGAAATGCTGCTGCTGCGCGTCGCCACGCAGGCCGCCGGCACGCCGGGGCCGGAAGCGTCGATCGTCAAGATCCGCGGCTCGGAGGTGCAGCAGGACCTCGCCATGCTGATGATGGAAGTGGCCGGCCCCAACGCGTGGCCGTACTCGCCGGACTGGCTCGAGCCCGGCGCGACGCAGCCGGTATCGGGCCCCGCGTGGGCCGCACCGGCCGCCTCCACCTACTACGACATGCGCAAGACCTCGATCTACGGCGGCGCGACCGAAGTGCAGAAGAACATCATCTCCAAGATGATCCTGGGTTTCTGA
- a CDS encoding IS3 family transposase (programmed frameshift), with amino-acid sequence MYRYTEQFRLSVIKEYLRGQVGAGALAKRHGIDDGTVRRWVAAYRLHGEASLRRRYKTYSAEFKLSVLERMRRQGLSHREVAALYDIRNIGAIGVWERQYDAGGLEALTPRPKGRRPSKMPQRTPKTKPSRSSDDRTRTREELLEELNYLRMENAYLKKLEGLGSSEQDICATQKAQIVLELRQQYPLSGLLRVAGLARSTFYYQQAVLQAQDKYAELKTRIRELFARHMGRYGYRRITAAIRQTGTVVNHKTVQRLMHEMGLKSLVRPKKYRSYKGMVGRVAPNVLQRRFHAKRANRKWVTDVTEFNVAGEKLYLSPVLDLYNGEIIAYETARRPAFEMVRNMLKKAFRRLGPKDRPVLHSDQGWQYQMPAYQRMLKKRSVRPSMSRKGNCLDNAAMESFFGTLKSEFFYLNKFASVEKLQQGLAQYIHYYNHDRIKLKLKGLSPVKYRTQPSQA; translated from the exons ATGTATAGGTACACCGAGCAGTTCAGACTGTCGGTCATCAAGGAATATCTGCGCGGGCAGGTAGGAGCTGGTGCGCTTGCCAAGCGCCATGGAATAGACGACGGGACGGTGCGACGCTGGGTGGCAGCCTATCGGCTGCACGGTGAAGCCAGCCTGAGGCGCAGGTACAAGACCTACAGCGCCGAGTTCAAGCTCTCGGTGCTTGAGCGGATGCGCCGCCAAGGCTTGTCGCATCGGGAAGTGGCGGCACTGTACGACATTCGCAATATCGGCGCCATTGGTGTGTGGGAACGCCAGTATGATGCTGGGGGTTTAGAAGCTCTGACGCCTCGGCCTAAGGGGCGGCGGCCCAGCAAGATGCCACAACGGACTCCCAAGACAAAGCCATCGCGGTCTTCAGACGACCGTACGCGCACACGCGAGGAACTCCTTGAAGAGTTGAACTACCTGCGCATGGAGAACGCGTACCTAAAAAAGCTCGAAG GCCTTGGTTCAAGCGAGCAAGACATCTGCGCAACCCAAAAGGCGCAAATAGTGCTTGAGCTGAGGCAGCAGTACCCATTGTCCGGTTTGCTGAGGGTGGCGGGGCTGGCGCGCAGCACCTTCTACTACCAGCAGGCAGTGCTCCAGGCGCAGGACAAGTATGCGGAGCTGAAAACGCGCATTCGCGAACTCTTCGCCCGACACATGGGTCGTTATGGCTACCGCCGCATCACAGCGGCGATCCGGCAAACCGGTACGGTCGTCAACCACAAGACGGTTCAGCGGCTCATGCACGAGATGGGATTGAAGTCGTTGGTCCGGCCGAAGAAATACCGATCCTACAAGGGCATGGTGGGTCGTGTCGCGCCCAACGTTCTGCAACGGCGATTCCACGCCAAACGCGCGAATCGGAAGTGGGTAACCGACGTGACCGAGTTCAACGTGGCCGGCGAGAAGCTCTACCTTTCCCCGGTGCTGGACCTGTACAACGGCGAGATCATCGCCTACGAGACTGCCCGCAGGCCCGCCTTTGAGATGGTGAGGAATATGCTGAAGAAGGCGTTCCGCCGCCTCGGCCCGAAGGATCGACCCGTACTGCATTCCGATCAGGGCTGGCAGTATCAGATGCCGGCCTATCAGCGAATGCTCAAAAAGCGCAGCGTCCGTCCCAGCATGTCGCGCAAGGGCAATTGTCTGGACAACGCCGCCATGGAAAGCTTCTTCGGCACCCTGAAGTCCGAATTCTTCTACCTGAACAAATTCGCCAGCGTCGAGAAACTACAGCAAGGCCTGGCCCAATACATTCACTACTACAATCACGACCGCATCAAACTCAAACTAAAAGGGCTGAGTCCCGTGAAGTACAGGACTCAGCCCTCTCAAGCCTAG
- a CDS encoding acyl-CoA dehydrogenase family protein — protein sequence MDFTYSEEQQMLADSLRRFIDTEYTFEARRKSARQGESLDRGVWSKLAEMGVLGLTVPADFGGFGEGPASQLVVQRELGRGLVLEPVTPSGVMAAAILSAHGSDTQKQEWLPAIASGERIVTLAYLEPTTRYRPESARASAERSGDGYVISGTKSVVWHGAAADAYLLTARVSGSNEIALFLVPRDSKGLTVTAYPTIDGLRAADLSLQNVTVPASALVGQPADGLAALGVGLEHGIAALCAEGAGAMEKLIQITGEYLGTRQQFGKPLASFQALQHRMADMLVQKELALSMAYVAAQALDETDPAARRRMLSAAKVTVARAGRFVGQQAVQLHGGMGMTDELSVGDYFKRLTMLDQLLGDSDYHLQRFGEVMEA from the coding sequence ATGGACTTCACCTACAGCGAAGAGCAACAGATGCTGGCGGACAGCCTGCGCCGCTTCATCGATACCGAATACACCTTCGAGGCCCGCCGCAAGAGCGCGCGCCAGGGCGAAAGCCTGGACCGCGGCGTGTGGAGCAAGCTGGCCGAGATGGGCGTGCTGGGCCTGACCGTGCCGGCCGACTTCGGCGGCTTCGGCGAAGGCCCCGCCAGCCAGCTGGTGGTGCAGCGCGAGCTGGGCCGCGGCCTGGTGCTGGAGCCGGTCACGCCCAGCGGCGTGATGGCCGCCGCGATCCTGTCGGCCCACGGCAGCGACACGCAAAAGCAGGAATGGCTGCCGGCGATCGCGTCGGGCGAGCGCATCGTCACGCTGGCCTACCTGGAGCCGACCACGCGCTACCGCCCGGAATCGGCCCGCGCCAGCGCCGAGCGCAGCGGCGACGGCTACGTGATCAGCGGCACCAAGAGCGTGGTCTGGCACGGCGCCGCCGCCGACGCCTACCTGCTGACCGCGCGCGTATCGGGCAGCAACGAGATCGCGCTGTTCCTGGTGCCGCGCGACAGCAAGGGCCTGACGGTGACCGCCTACCCGACCATCGACGGCCTGCGCGCCGCCGACCTGTCGCTGCAGAACGTCACCGTGCCGGCCAGCGCGCTGGTGGGCCAGCCCGCCGACGGCCTGGCGGCGCTCGGCGTCGGCCTGGAGCACGGCATCGCCGCGCTGTGCGCCGAGGGCGCGGGCGCAATGGAAAAGCTGATCCAGATCACCGGCGAATACCTCGGCACGCGCCAGCAGTTCGGCAAGCCGCTGGCCAGCTTCCAGGCGCTGCAGCACCGCATGGCCGACATGCTGGTGCAGAAGGAGCTGGCGCTGTCGATGGCCTACGTCGCCGCGCAGGCGCTGGATGAAACGGATCCCGCCGCGCGCCGGCGCATGCTGTCCGCCGCCAAGGTGACGGTGGCCCGCGCCGGCCGCTTCGTCGGCCAGCAAGCGGTGCAGCTGCACGGCGGCATGGGCATGACCGACGAGCTGTCGGTGGGTGACTACTTCAAGCGCCTGACCATGCTCGACCAGCTGCTGGGCGACAGCGACTACCATCTGCAGCGCTTCGGCGAAGTGATGGAAGCCTGA
- a CDS encoding DUF1329 domain-containing protein, with amino-acid sequence MTSTTHRLLRGSLLVTSMALAAAAWAKVTPEELKQLDGNLTPMGAERAASKDGDVPAWSGKWLGAPPHVKYQRGDRYPDPYADEKPLFVITAQNMAQYAERLTEGQKALFKKYPDTFKMPVYPSHRDFRFEDAAYKDIRTYATTVSMTSDGNGLKNAGPQVPYPIPKTAMELLWNQRFSAAIGTEKAQYDQAVVYPNGSIAWGRVSYSIFSPRNHGKFEPNNPLNERTFFRTATDLPLRDRGQVIVGYAVWDQEGSDTNRTWIYNPGTRRVRQAPEFGFDQPQGPGGFRTVDDDRLFNGSGERYNWKIVGKKEFYVPYHSYKLMSSAVKYKDLLTNGHANPDAMRYELHRVWILEATLKPGFRHQYAKRVLYLDEDTWQSVAADNYDGRGQLWRTNLQALVYAYDARRFSAATVFYHDLISGAYLADRLTNEGPMAKLNNSPEFNEAFFSPDAARGSGT; translated from the coding sequence ATGACATCCACTACACACCGACTGCTGCGCGGCAGCCTGCTGGTGACCAGCATGGCACTGGCCGCGGCAGCGTGGGCCAAGGTCACCCCCGAAGAACTCAAGCAACTCGACGGCAACCTCACGCCGATGGGCGCCGAGCGCGCCGCCAGCAAGGACGGCGACGTACCGGCGTGGAGCGGCAAGTGGCTGGGTGCGCCGCCCCATGTCAAATACCAGCGCGGCGACCGCTATCCGGATCCGTATGCCGACGAGAAGCCGCTGTTCGTCATCACCGCGCAGAACATGGCGCAGTATGCCGAGCGGCTGACCGAAGGCCAGAAGGCGCTGTTCAAGAAGTACCCCGACACCTTCAAGATGCCGGTGTACCCCAGCCATCGCGACTTCCGCTTCGAGGACGCCGCCTACAAGGACATCCGCACCTACGCCACCACCGTCAGCATGACCAGCGATGGCAACGGCCTGAAGAACGCCGGGCCGCAGGTCCCCTACCCGATCCCGAAGACCGCCATGGAGTTGCTGTGGAACCAGCGCTTCTCGGCCGCCATCGGCACCGAGAAGGCGCAGTACGACCAGGCCGTGGTCTATCCGAACGGCTCGATCGCCTGGGGGCGCGTCTCCTACAGCATCTTCTCACCGCGCAACCACGGCAAGTTCGAGCCCAACAACCCCCTCAACGAGCGCACCTTCTTCCGCACCGCCACCGACCTGCCGCTGCGTGACCGCGGCCAGGTGATCGTCGGGTATGCCGTGTGGGACCAGGAAGGCTCGGATACCAACCGCACGTGGATCTACAACCCGGGCACCCGGCGCGTGCGCCAGGCGCCGGAATTCGGCTTCGACCAGCCCCAGGGCCCCGGCGGCTTCCGCACGGTGGATGACGACCGCCTCTTCAACGGCTCCGGCGAGCGCTACAACTGGAAGATCGTCGGCAAGAAGGAGTTCTACGTCCCGTACCACAGCTACAAGCTGATGAGCTCCGCGGTCAAGTACAAGGACCTGCTGACCAACGGGCACGCCAATCCGGACGCCATGCGCTACGAACTCCATCGGGTATGGATCCTGGAGGCCACGCTGAAACCGGGCTTCCGCCACCAGTATGCGAAGCGCGTGCTGTATCTCGACGAAGACACCTGGCAATCGGTTGCCGCCGACAACTACGACGGCCGCGGCCAGCTGTGGCGCACCAACCTGCAGGCGCTGGTCTACGCCTACGATGCGCGCCGCTTCTCCGCGGCGACGGTGTTCTACCATGACCTGATTTCGGGTGCCTATCTGGCAGACCGGCTGACCAACGAGGGGCCGATGGCGAAGTTGAACAACAGTCCGGAGTTCAACGAGGCGTTCTTTTCGCCAGACGCGGCGCGGGGGTCTGGGACCTGA